The window CCAAACAAATATTACAAAGTAAAAAATTCGTCTAATTGAAAATGTAAGATCTGATTTTCAAGTCAAAAGAACTTGATTTTGGGGCTGTTAAATAATTTAACGAGAAGCAAATTTCAAGGTCGTATAGGTTATATATCACTTTAACATAAAGAAGAAATTGACGATTAAGAGGTAAGGGGTTTTTCTCTTAGTCGTAAGGGTTGAATCACACAATTGGGAGCCAAATCAGAGGTGGTTAACGGCTCCCAATTCTAGCACCATTATTTTTGAAGAATTTTAATCTATAATTAACTATTTATTGGGGGTTATCCGGGCTTCCTTTACTTTTAAAATATATATTGTTTCATTTGAATAAATTAACCAGTTGCGTAGAATTGGATAAATTATGAATTGTGGAGGCACGGAGGGAATAAATTATAAGTAAAAAACCAGATTCGAATCATGTGTGTTAAAAAATTAAAATAGTATATTTTAAAATCCTGTGATAAATTTTAATAAGGAAAAGACAGGAAAAAATAAGGATGATTTTTAACGGTTTTGAAATATTATATTCTAATAACAAATTTGATGTGATTAAATATTTCAAAGGTAACTAAAAAAACGAGATCATACATTATTTCAATAGTAAACAATATTTCATGTCGTATATGTTATATAATTAGAAACCATAAAAAATAATAGAGATTGAGGGTTAATGGGTTTCCTCTCAGTCTAATGGGGTTGGATCATCGGTAGGGACCTATGAATGATAAATTACGGTCCCTATTATCCTAATTATAAAATAATGTCAACTACCCGCCAATACATTGGCAGGCATGTAATAGTGCTTCGGTTGACCAGCTTAAGTATTAATTTACTACGTTGGATTTGTCATAACACCTACAGGTGCTTCCTCAGCTTGTAGCTCTGTTGTATAATATTAAAAGTTCTGTAGGGTAGGAACGGTGTATTATGCTTAACAAGCATATCCAACATTGGCGAGAGGAGATACGAAAGTACGTTACCTGCTAAGGAAATTCGTTTCCAACGCAGAGTGGAGAAATCCAAACGTGGAACAGAATGCCAGAAAGTTGACGGCATTCCTCCTATAACTAAAGTAATAGGCATCCTTCCTTAATTTATCGTGAATCCCAAACTCTTTTTACAAAATTAAGAATTTTTATTAATTGTCGGATTTATTTATACCCCTGCTTTTTTTTCGGTCGTTTCTAATTTATGCCTGGTTTCTAATTTTTGCTTATTTTTCGATCACGTTCATATTTTTTGGTTCTTGTTCTCCAGCTATTTTATTCTGAAAATCTCAACCATATGGGGGGAAATAAATCCAGAGACGGCAAACTGAATAGAGATATTTATATGTAACTAAAAATGTCGAATAAAAGTCCGGCTTCCCGGAAGTATGCGGAACAGGACGAAAAAGAATTTAGAGAAGAAGAGTACATCGCAACTTTGCAGCTTTTTAAATCAATATCAGTGATTGGTTTACAATTAATACTTCAGGTTTTTTTTGTAATATTAATGAAATACAGAATTTATAAATAGTAGTCAGAGAATATGAAACTAATTAATTAAATTAATTTGTCATATCAGGAAAAAAAATTAAAGTAGGAGTTGAGAACCTGAATTTCAATAACGCTAATTTCGATACTGCTGTAAAGTTTCATGGACATATCTGTCCGGGCATTTCCATAGGGTACAGAGTAGCTATGCTGGCTGCAGAACGTTTCAAAGACAGAAGCAAAGATGAAGAACTTGTTGCAGTTGTGGAAAACAGGTCATGTGCAGTGGATGCGATTCAGGCAATCAACGGCTGCACCTGCGGAAAAGGAAATCTAATCTTTAAAGAACACGGAAAACACGTATATACATTTTTCAGGAGAGGGGATAAGAAAGCCCTGAGAATTTCCCTGAAACCCGACGTTCTCCCCCAGGACGAAAAACACACTGCGCTCTTCGCAAAACTGAGAGCAGGCACTGCAAGCCCTGAAGAGGCAGAGGAATTCAGGGTATCCCACGCAGCAAAAAGTCAGAGAGTTCTGGAAATGCCGGAAGAGGAACTTTTCCGTGTAAGTGAAGTGGAAATCGAGCCTCCGGAAAAAGCCATAATCTATCCTACCCTGATATGCAGCAAGTGTGGAGAAGGCTTTATGGAACCCCTGGGAAGAGTGAAAAACGGAGAAATTGTCTGCATCCCCTGTTTTGAGGCAAAGGATGAATGAAAATACGGAGAATATCCCCATAAAAGTCGAGTTTACCCCTATAGGATACGTTGAGAATGACTACCTTGAACCGGGGTATAATGAAGAAATCTACCAGAAGGTTTCAAAAATCATTCTGAGAAAAGACCTGGTAGAGGGGCTTTACAGAGTAGAAGAGCTTGAAAAACTGTATATCCTCTTTTATTTCAGTAAATCAGAAGGATATAAACTAATCCACCGCCGCCGCTATGATGGGGAGATGTCCGGAGTTTTTGCAAGCAGAAGCCCATTCCGCCCTAATGGGATAGGGCTTACCATTGTAGAACTTTTAAAAGTAGAAGGCAATGTCCTCCATGTAAAAGGCCTTGATGCCATCGACGGGACACCTGTGCTGGATATAAAGCCTTATCTAAAAGACATTGAAGAAACGAAAGAAGAACTTACAGACTGAAAAGGACAAAAAATAAATCCAGGAAATTGAGAAGTCAAAAATCAAAGTAAGTCGAAAATCAAAGTAAGTCGAAAATCAAAGTAAGTCGAAAATCAAAGTAAGTCGAAAATCAAATAACAAAAATCAAATAACAAAAATCAAAGAACAAAAAGTCCTTTTTTTAAGATGAAAAAGGGGATTACCCCTTTTCAAATCTCATTTACATTTTCTTTTTACGGAATCCCAGGTAAATTCCAGTGGCTGCTACCACCACAAAGAGGGTTCCGAAGATGTCGGCGCCAGAGAAGGACATACCTCCTCCATCCTTATTTTCAACGGTCTCCTTCGTCATCTCATAGCCTTCAACATAATCAGAGTCCGCGGCCTTTCGGACTTCTGGGGCTGGTTCCGGGGAATCTACCCCATAGCCTGAATCGGAATTC is drawn from Methanosarcina lacustris Z-7289 and contains these coding sequences:
- a CDS encoding FmdE family protein; translated protein: MCPGISIGYRVAMLAAERFKDRSKDEELVAVVENRSCAVDAIQAINGCTCGKGNLIFKEHGKHVYTFFRRGDKKALRISLKPDVLPQDEKHTALFAKLRAGTASPEEAEEFRVSHAAKSQRVLEMPEEELFRVSEVEIEPPEKAIIYPTLICSKCGEGFMEPLGRVKNGEIVCIPCFEAKDE
- the tsaA gene encoding tRNA (N6-threonylcarbamoyladenosine(37)-N6)-methyltransferase TrmO, translated to MNENTENIPIKVEFTPIGYVENDYLEPGYNEEIYQKVSKIILRKDLVEGLYRVEELEKLYILFYFSKSEGYKLIHRRRYDGEMSGVFASRSPFRPNGIGLTIVELLKVEGNVLHVKGLDAIDGTPVLDIKPYLKDIEETKEELTD